The DNA window GGGCTTTCATAATCTTCAGCCGTTTTGAGCAATGCAAGCGTATCTTTCGGAAAGCATGATCCGCCATAGCCAGGCCCTGCGTGAAGAAATTTTGGTCCAATACGGTTGTCGCTGCCGATGCCGCGGCTGACATCTTGCACGTTTGCACCGACTTTTTCGCACAAATCGGCCATCTCATTAATGAAAGTAATCTTTGTCGCCAAGAAGGCGTTGGCGGCGTATTTAATCAGCTCGGCGCTGCGGCGACTGGTGAACAAAATTGGCGATTCATTAAGGAATAGCGGACGGTAAACTTCGCGCATTACCTCACGGCCAAATTCACTTTCCGACCCGATTACGATCCGGTCAGGCCGCTTGAAGTCGCCGATGGCTGCGCCTTCGCGCAAGAATTCCGGGTTGGAGACGACTGCAAACTTATGTGCTGTTCCGCTGGCTTCCAAAATGCGCTCGACCTCGTCACCTGTGCCAACCGGAACGGTTGATTTGGTAACTATAACCGCGTCGTTGGATAGGCTCGCGCCAACTTCTTCGGCCACAGCATAAACAAAGGTCAGATCCGCATGGCCGTCACCGCGGCGGCTGGGGGTGCCCACAGCGATAAAGATTGCCTGAGCACCTTCAATGCCCTTGGCCAGATCGGTCGTAAAAGAAAGGCGGCCAGCTTTGACATTGGTACCGACCAATTCTGCGAGGCCAGGCTCGTAGATCGGCATGATGCCCTGATGAAGTGCGTCAATCTTTGACTGGTCTTTATCAATGCAGACAACATCATGACCGAAATCGGCAAAGCATGCGCCAGATACCAACCCGACATATCCCGAGCCAACCATTGCGATTTTCATGATGCTTCGTCCCTCTTTACGATCTTGATACCGCCTTTTTTCTTGGTGACGGCCTGAATATACCGGCGTGTATCGCCTTCCAGCACCAATGCGGTCAACACTCCGTGGCGATAAGCACCTGTGTCGATGCCAATCCGGTTCTTTTTCTCTTCGATGTCTTCGGTGATCGTGTGACCATGAACCACGATATGCGAATGGTGTTCTTTGTGGTTCAGGAATGGCTCGCGAATCCACCGCAATTCGCGGGCCTTTTGCTCTTCCATCGCCTTCTTCGGATTTATCCCAGCATGGACGAACATATAATCACCCATTTCGACCATATCTTCGAAGCCCTTGAGGAACTTCCGGTCATTTTTGGGCACAAGGTCTTTCATCATGGCCTGAAGTTCTTTGGTAGAGGCCTTGTTAAAATCCTGATTGCTTACGCCGTAACTCAAAATGGTTTCGCGCCCGCCATGTTTGAGGAAATGTCGCAGGATGTCGGTATCTTTGAATGAATCGAGGAACATCTCCTCGTGATTGCCGAGCAGGAAACGGATGGTTCGATATTCTTGCCATAACCTAGCTAGCTTGATCACACCGGCACTTTGCGGGCCGCGATCAATCAGGTCACCCAAGAAAATAACTGTCGTGTCAGCCTTGGCCGCCGCTTTATCGTCTTCCTCAATAGCCCGAACCAATGCGTCGAGCAGATCCAAGCAGCCGTGCACGTCCCCGATTACGTAAGCGCGCTCGCCATCCGGCACGCTCGCACTTTTTCGCGCTGGTTTGCTGCTGAAGATTTTGCGGAACGGTTCGAACATCGGGCTTGAGTATTTCCTATAAGATTACAGGCGACATAGTGGCCGCAACCATGGTCTGCAATCGCTGACATAGTGCTGAACCGTGGTGCAGCTGATGCAAAAACCCCACACTTTCGACGAAGTTGGGGGCATCGCAGTAATTCCCCTTGTGCAATGCAGCATTGAAAGGCAACATTGTTTCATATTTGCACGAGACCACACATCAAAACGAGGTGGCCGGCGAATATGCAGGCGGGACGAAGCAACCCACAAACCAAGGAAGTTTGTTATGCTCACGTCCAAGCGCGGCCTTACCGCCGCAACATTATTTGTTACCACTGCGCTTATTGCCACTCCGGCGATGGCATCTGATACTACAACATCAACAGAAACTGAATTTGCGACTGCGCCAGTTCTTGAGGAACTGGCCGCTACCACTCTTGCGCCTGTCGCAGGTCCTGCAATTGCCCAAACTACTCCAACCCAAGCAGAAATGTCCGATTTGGAGACTGCGAAGCTTGATGCTGAAACGCTGGCAATTGCTCGCGCGACGCCTGGCATCGATCTCGGCAGGGAAAGCATGGCTGGTGATGAAGAACCGTCCAGCGATCTCGAAATTTCGGGCAACGTTGCGATGGTGTCCGATTACCGATTCCGCGGCGTATCATTCTCTGATGGTGATATCGCGCTGCAAGGCGGCGTTGATGTTGCCCACTCAAGCGGTTTCTATGTCGGCACATGGGGCTCATCCATCTCGGGCGGCACTGCCTTTGGTGAACTTGAGCTTGATATTTACGGCGGTTGGAGCGGTGAAGTATCTGATGGCGTTTCGTTTGACGTTGGCTTGCTTTATTACATCTATCCAACGGGTGATGTTCCGGGCATTGCGACTGATTATTTCGAGCCTTACGCGTCGATCTCATACGATTTGGGTCCAGTCAGCACGACTGTTGGCGTAGCATATGCATGGGAGCAAGATTCT is part of the Pontixanthobacter gangjinensis genome and encodes:
- a CDS encoding UDP-glucose dehydrogenase family protein, with amino-acid sequence MKIAMVGSGYVGLVSGACFADFGHDVVCIDKDQSKIDALHQGIMPIYEPGLAELVGTNVKAGRLSFTTDLAKGIEGAQAIFIAVGTPSRRGDGHADLTFVYAVAEEVGASLSNDAVIVTKSTVPVGTGDEVERILEASGTAHKFAVVSNPEFLREGAAIGDFKRPDRIVIGSESEFGREVMREVYRPLFLNESPILFTSRRSAELIKYAANAFLATKITFINEMADLCEKVGANVQDVSRGIGSDNRIGPKFLHAGPGYGGSCFPKDTLALLKTAEDYESPVRIVEAVVKTNETRKRAMGRKVVDALAKHYGGGPDAVRGKKVALLGLTFKPNTDDMRDSPAIAIAQTLHDAGVVVAAYDPEGMDIAAPLMPEVTMTDDPYQAIEGADAIAIVTEWDVFRALDFSRVKDLANAPILVDLRNIYDPEDVRAAGFEYSSIGRA
- a CDS encoding TorF family putative porin; the protein is MLTSKRGLTAATLFVTTALIATPAMASDTTTSTETEFATAPVLEELAATTLAPVAGPAIAQTTPTQAEMSDLETAKLDAETLAIARATPGIDLGRESMAGDEEPSSDLEISGNVAMVSDYRFRGVSFSDGDIALQGGVDVAHSSGFYVGTWGSSISGGTAFGELELDIYGGWSGEVSDGVSFDVGLLYYIYPTGDVPGIATDYFEPYASISYDLGPVSTTVGVAYAWEQDSLGSQDNLYLYTDFEMGIAETPLTASVHLGYTDGAFATDFGGNSFDWGVGLSYAVTDSLSLGVNYVDTEGPSIEDFTDTGFFFTLGYSM
- a CDS encoding metallophosphoesterase family protein — protein: MFEPFRKIFSSKPARKSASVPDGERAYVIGDVHGCLDLLDALVRAIEEDDKAAAKADTTVIFLGDLIDRGPQSAGVIKLARLWQEYRTIRFLLGNHEEMFLDSFKDTDILRHFLKHGGRETILSYGVSNQDFNKASTKELQAMMKDLVPKNDRKFLKGFEDMVEMGDYMFVHAGINPKKAMEEQKARELRWIREPFLNHKEHHSHIVVHGHTITEDIEEKKNRIGIDTGAYRHGVLTALVLEGDTRRYIQAVTKKKGGIKIVKRDEAS